One segment of Neobacillus endophyticus DNA contains the following:
- a CDS encoding N-acetyltransferase, with protein MGTKVERLKVNFKTLEEFKKFKEYGLQELSMLEDLEAKIVDNDSVSPFYGIYFGDKLVARMSLYQIDAKFDRYFYPPQNYLELWKLEVIPDYQGKGYGKQLVQFAKSFNLPIKTNPRMQSRDFWEKMGFSPVDYDMERDRGENPLVWYPEGVEAQ; from the coding sequence ATGGGAACAAAGGTGGAAAGATTAAAAGTAAATTTCAAAACTCTTGAGGAATTTAAAAAATTTAAAGAATATGGTCTTCAGGAGCTATCAATGTTAGAAGACCTCGAAGCAAAAATTGTGGATAATGACAGCGTTTCCCCGTTTTACGGAATTTACTTCGGAGACAAGCTGGTTGCTCGAATGAGTCTTTATCAAATTGACGCCAAATTTGACCGTTACTTTTATCCACCACAGAATTACCTTGAACTTTGGAAACTGGAGGTAATTCCAGATTACCAAGGCAAAGGTTATGGAAAACAGTTGGTTCAATTTGCCAAAAGCTTTAATCTCCCCATTAAAACAAACCCACGAATGCAATCCCGAGATTTTTGGGAGAAGATGGGTTTTTCACCTGTTGACTATGATATGGAGCGTGACCGCGGTGAAAATCCGCTTGTTTGGTACCCAGAAGGGGTCGAGGCTCAATAG
- the mraZ gene encoding division/cell wall cluster transcriptional repressor MraZ translates to MFMGEYHHSIDNKGRVIVPSKFRDDLGEMFIITRGLDQCLFGYPMSEWKQLEEKLKGLPLTKKDARAFTRFFFSGATESELDKQGRINIPAPLLQYAKLDKECVILGVSNRIEIWSKQIWEDYFSQSEESFAEIAENMIGFDI, encoded by the coding sequence ATGTTCATGGGTGAATACCATCATAGCATTGATAATAAAGGCCGTGTGATAGTGCCCTCCAAATTCCGTGATGATCTTGGAGAAATGTTTATTATCACTAGGGGTTTGGATCAATGTTTGTTTGGTTACCCAATGTCAGAATGGAAGCAGCTTGAAGAGAAATTAAAAGGCTTGCCGCTGACAAAGAAAGATGCTCGTGCTTTTACTCGATTCTTCTTTTCCGGAGCAACAGAGAGTGAACTTGATAAACAAGGAAGAATTAATATCCCGGCACCACTTTTGCAATACGCAAAATTGGATAAAGAATGTGTAATTTTAGGAGTTTCCAATCGAATTGAAATTTGGAGCAAGCAGATTTGGGAAGACTATTTTTCACAGTCAGAAGAATCTTTTGCCGAAATAGCAGAAAATATGATTGGCTTTGATATATAA
- a CDS encoding RsfA family transcriptional regulator, translating to MSPTRQDAWSQDEDLLLAEVVLRHIREGGTQLQAFDEVGKQLTRTAAACGFRWNSFVRKQYKSGIELAKKQRKELKKQTAASPDEPFQDSLPTEQIPIQTTVAKGDLLSFSSVISYLEELQKRAEDSDGFEEDKKKYAEQIKELEKKNYYLAAENERLTKNLKIIEEDYRSLLEIMERARKMAVLQDEDRQQKVRFQMDKNGNLERVEK from the coding sequence ATGTCACCAACTCGGCAGGATGCCTGGTCACAGGACGAGGATTTGTTACTCGCGGAAGTTGTTTTAAGGCATATTCGTGAAGGCGGTACACAGCTGCAGGCTTTTGATGAAGTAGGTAAACAGTTAACACGTACCGCTGCAGCTTGCGGTTTCAGGTGGAATTCTTTTGTACGAAAGCAATATAAATCGGGAATTGAGCTGGCTAAGAAACAAAGAAAAGAATTAAAAAAACAAACTGCTGCAAGTCCTGATGAGCCATTTCAAGATTCTTTACCGACAGAGCAAATACCCATTCAAACTACAGTTGCAAAAGGGGATCTGCTTTCATTTTCATCTGTAATTAGTTACCTGGAAGAGCTGCAAAAAAGGGCTGAAGATTCAGATGGCTTTGAAGAGGATAAAAAGAAGTATGCTGAACAAATAAAAGAATTAGAGAAAAAAAATTACTATTTGGCAGCCGAAAATGAAAGACTTACAAAAAATTTGAAAATCATTGAAGAGGATTATCGTTCCCTATTGGAAATTATGGAGCGTGCAAGAAAAATGGCTGTTTTGCAGGATGAGGATCGGCAGCAAAAAGTAAGATTTCAAATGGATAAAAACGGTAACCTTGAAAGAGTGGAAAAATAG
- the ftsL gene encoding cell division protein FtsL yields the protein MGNLARNLQEQHVEQTVQEDRRQIKIRKSWLTPGEKIIGVTFAGLVCFGAIHLISNESKIYDVNKDIQTVQDKVKEQQKENSDLQVQVSDLSNYQRIYEKAKEMGLQVNENNVKVVQGK from the coding sequence TTGGGGAATCTTGCTAGAAATTTGCAGGAACAACATGTAGAGCAAACAGTCCAAGAAGACAGGAGACAAATTAAGATCAGAAAATCCTGGCTGACTCCAGGGGAAAAAATTATCGGGGTAACATTTGCTGGGCTGGTTTGTTTTGGTGCGATTCATCTTATATCTAATGAATCCAAAATTTATGATGTGAATAAGGACATTCAGACCGTTCAAGATAAAGTAAAAGAACAGCAAAAGGAAAATAGCGATTTGCAGGTACAAGTAAGTGACTTAAGTAATTATCAACGGATTTATGAGAAGGCTAAGGAAATGGGTTTACAAGTAAATGAAAATAACGTCAAGGTAGTGCAGGGGAAATGA
- the bshC gene encoding bacillithiol biosynthesis cysteine-adding enzyme BshC, whose amino-acid sequence MEILNLSLPATNRFASNYLKQTEEVMPFFHYRFNDLHDDAKRLNELSSRSFPRMEVASHIENFMKKYPTSDAVKQSIHKLKQKDSAVVIGGQQAGILTGPLYSIHKVISVIQLAEQKERQLGIPVVPVFWIAGEDHDFHEVNHVFVPVGQKVDKWSYPEKVHQKKMVSDIRVDRDLCLAWVENIIENFGETEHTNQLLSFVTKQINKSTTFVDFFAHIIMELFKDYGLLIVDSGDAAFRQLQKGFLTEQIIEHDLITHSLIKQQKNIEEKGFPLTIDASDRAANLFYYDQQIGERILLEYNRENDRFVGKNGRISFSKKELVELAEENPERLSNNVVTRPLMQEWIFPTLAFIAGPGEISYWAELKLVFEHFGIKMPPIVPRLNITILERAVETDLMELNLSLADVLQNGSGSGKEQFIESVMDKELTELFSKARDQLMTQYQLIEAKTSELDRGLLPLLKKNEDLLLKELSFMQTKLEDALKLKHEVILNKYNRVDMNLRPDGSPQERIWNIIYYLNRFSLDFIQDIMSINFEFDGRHKVLKP is encoded by the coding sequence ATGGAGATTTTAAATCTCTCGTTGCCAGCGACCAATCGGTTTGCTTCCAATTATTTGAAACAAACAGAAGAAGTAATGCCTTTTTTTCATTATCGGTTTAATGATTTACATGATGATGCAAAAAGGTTAAATGAATTAAGTAGTAGAAGCTTTCCGCGTATGGAAGTTGCAAGTCATATTGAGAACTTTATGAAGAAGTATCCCACCTCGGATGCTGTAAAACAATCTATCCATAAATTAAAACAAAAGGATAGCGCCGTAGTTATTGGCGGCCAGCAGGCAGGTATTTTAACAGGACCATTGTATTCAATACATAAAGTCATTTCCGTCATCCAACTTGCAGAACAAAAAGAAAGACAATTGGGAATACCTGTTGTACCGGTTTTTTGGATTGCTGGGGAAGATCATGATTTTCATGAGGTAAATCATGTGTTTGTACCTGTTGGTCAAAAGGTCGATAAATGGAGCTACCCAGAAAAAGTCCATCAAAAAAAGATGGTATCTGATATAAGGGTTGATCGGGATCTTTGTCTAGCATGGGTAGAAAACATCATCGAGAATTTTGGAGAAACAGAACATACAAACCAACTTCTATCGTTTGTTACTAAGCAAATAAATAAGTCAACTACATTTGTCGATTTCTTTGCACACATTATCATGGAACTGTTTAAAGATTATGGATTACTAATTGTTGACTCTGGAGATGCAGCTTTTCGCCAGTTGCAAAAAGGCTTTCTCACAGAACAGATCATAGAGCATGATCTCATTACACATTCTCTTATAAAGCAGCAAAAAAATATTGAGGAAAAGGGATTTCCTTTAACCATTGATGCTAGTGATCGGGCTGCCAATCTATTTTATTATGATCAACAAATAGGCGAACGAATTTTGCTCGAATATAACCGGGAAAATGACAGGTTTGTGGGGAAAAATGGGAGAATCTCATTTTCTAAGAAGGAATTGGTGGAGCTCGCAGAAGAAAATCCAGAAAGATTAAGCAATAATGTGGTGACAAGACCCTTAATGCAGGAATGGATTTTTCCTACGCTGGCATTTATAGCGGGACCTGGGGAAATTTCCTATTGGGCAGAATTGAAGCTTGTATTTGAGCATTTTGGAATTAAAATGCCGCCAATCGTTCCTCGTTTAAATATTACAATTCTGGAGCGTGCAGTTGAAACGGATTTAATGGAATTAAATTTATCATTGGCTGATGTTTTGCAAAATGGATCAGGCAGTGGGAAGGAACAGTTTATTGAGTCCGTTATGGATAAAGAACTAACTGAATTATTTTCAAAGGCAAGAGACCAGCTAATGACTCAGTACCAGTTAATCGAGGCAAAGACCTCTGAATTGGATCGTGGTCTTCTTCCTCTCCTAAAGAAAAATGAAGATTTATTATTAAAAGAATTAAGCTTCATGCAAACAAAACTAGAAGATGCGCTCAAGTTAAAACATGAAGTTATATTAAATAAATATAACCGAGTAGATATGAATTTAAGGCCTGATGGATCACCGCAGGAAAGAATTTGGAATATCATTTATTATCTAAATCGCTTCAGCCTTGATTTTATACAAGATATAATGAGTATAAATTTTGAATTTGACGGCCGGCATAAGGTTTTAAAACCATAG
- a CDS encoding 2-dehydropantoate 2-reductase gives MKIGIIGAGSIGLLFAAYLSESNEVTIYTRTSMQAEEINEHGILLNTASERNFIHIHALPIIDWRGTEEFTIITVKQYQLSAVIEMFSQMTNVPENILFLQNGMGHLKLLSHLTASNIFVGTVEHGALRENGFTVNHNGKGATNVAVYKGNSDAIHQLFCAGSGDFPFFIKKNYREMLLDKLIVNAVINPLTALLGIRNGELVENQFYFHALKQLFTEISFVLKLTDPQKHFEQVISICKKTAQNRSSMLKDIESNRMTEVDAILGFIMEEAKSAGKAAPITESLFFVIKGKEQDGIEGSF, from the coding sequence ATGAAGATTGGAATTATAGGTGCTGGTTCAATCGGGCTATTATTTGCTGCTTACTTAAGTGAAAGCAATGAAGTAACCATTTATACCAGAACATCAATGCAAGCAGAAGAAATTAATGAACATGGAATTTTACTAAATACCGCATCAGAAAGGAATTTTATACATATACATGCATTGCCCATCATAGATTGGCGCGGCACAGAAGAATTTACAATTATTACGGTAAAACAATATCAGCTTTCAGCTGTCATAGAGATGTTTTCCCAAATGACTAACGTTCCTGAAAATATTTTATTTCTGCAGAATGGAATGGGGCACTTAAAGCTGCTGAGTCATTTAACTGCATCCAATATATTTGTTGGTACCGTAGAGCATGGCGCGTTAAGGGAAAATGGGTTTACAGTCAACCATAATGGGAAAGGAGCGACGAATGTGGCTGTTTACAAAGGAAATTCTGATGCAATCCACCAATTATTCTGTGCTGGATCAGGTGATTTTCCTTTTTTTATTAAAAAAAATTACCGTGAAATGCTCTTGGATAAATTAATTGTCAATGCGGTTATAAATCCACTCACAGCACTTTTAGGGATAAGAAATGGAGAGTTGGTTGAGAATCAGTTTTATTTCCATGCGTTAAAACAGCTATTTACAGAAATTTCTTTCGTATTAAAACTTACGGATCCCCAAAAACATTTCGAACAGGTCATCAGTATTTGTAAAAAAACTGCCCAAAATCGATCCTCCATGCTTAAAGACATCGAATCGAACAGAATGACAGAGGTTGACGCAATTTTAGGCTTTATTATGGAGGAAGCAAAATCAGCAGGGAAAGCAGCACCGATTACAGAAAGCTTATTCTTTGTCATTAAAGGAAAAGAACAGGATGGAATAGAAGGTTCGTTTTAG
- a CDS encoding acyl-CoA carboxylase subunit beta, with translation MTGANQLNEQLKENRRVIEAGGHPKYHEKAKEHNKLFVRERLALLFDEGKYEEDGKFANFSAVDLPADGVVTAMGKINGQTVCVMGNDSTIKAGSWGARTVEKIIRIQETAEKLKVPLFYLVDSAGARITDQLEMFPNRRGAGRIFYNQVKLSGMIPQVCILFGPSAAGGAYIPAFCDIVIMVDKNASMYLGSPRMAEKVIGEKVTLEEMGGARMHCTISGCGDVLANNEEEAIEAAKKYLSYFPASFKEKPKIAASRPVKEGRELGSIIPVNQNAPFDMYECIDRLVDNESFYEIKKLFAPEIITGLARINGQAVGIIANQPKVKGGVLFVDSADKAAKFIQLCDAFHIPLLFLADVPGFMIGTKVERAGIIRHGAKLIAAMSSATVPKISVIVRKAYGAGLYAMAGPAFEPDCCIALPTAQIAVMGPEAAVNAVYSNKINQITDGSERMAFVKEKQQEYKEHIDIYKLASELIVDEIVAPSELRNVLIQRFAYYETKELNFSVRKHPVYPV, from the coding sequence ATGACGGGAGCAAATCAGTTAAATGAACAATTGAAGGAAAATAGAAGAGTAATTGAAGCTGGTGGACACCCTAAGTACCATGAAAAGGCAAAGGAACATAATAAATTATTTGTCCGGGAGCGGTTAGCCCTTTTATTTGATGAAGGGAAATATGAAGAGGACGGGAAATTTGCTAACTTTAGCGCCGTGGATTTGCCAGCTGATGGCGTGGTTACGGCTATGGGTAAAATTAATGGCCAAACTGTTTGTGTGATGGGGAATGATTCAACCATTAAAGCAGGCTCATGGGGAGCTCGTACAGTAGAGAAAATTATTCGGATTCAGGAAACAGCTGAAAAATTAAAAGTGCCACTCTTTTACCTAGTTGATTCGGCGGGTGCGAGAATTACTGATCAGTTAGAGATGTTTCCAAATAGGCGGGGAGCAGGAAGAATTTTTTATAATCAAGTAAAGCTTTCAGGGATGATTCCCCAGGTATGTATCTTGTTTGGCCCATCGGCCGCTGGCGGAGCGTATATACCGGCATTTTGTGATATTGTCATTATGGTGGATAAAAATGCTTCTATGTACCTTGGTTCCCCAAGGATGGCGGAAAAAGTAATTGGCGAAAAGGTCACTCTAGAAGAAATGGGCGGAGCGCGCATGCATTGTACAATAAGCGGCTGTGGAGATGTCCTGGCGAACAATGAGGAGGAAGCAATTGAAGCTGCCAAGAAATATCTAAGCTATTTTCCAGCCAGTTTTAAAGAAAAGCCAAAAATAGCAGCAAGTCGCCCAGTAAAAGAAGGCCGTGAATTGGGATCAATTATACCAGTCAATCAAAATGCTCCATTTGATATGTATGAATGTATTGACAGACTGGTTGATAATGAAAGCTTTTATGAAATAAAAAAGTTGTTTGCTCCGGAAATTATAACTGGCCTGGCTCGTATAAACGGCCAAGCAGTCGGGATTATCGCCAATCAGCCAAAGGTAAAAGGCGGCGTCCTGTTTGTTGATTCTGCAGATAAAGCAGCAAAGTTTATTCAACTTTGTGATGCCTTTCATATCCCGTTGTTGTTCCTCGCTGATGTCCCTGGATTCATGATCGGGACAAAAGTGGAACGTGCCGGAATCATTCGCCATGGTGCGAAATTAATTGCAGCAATGAGCTCAGCGACTGTTCCGAAAATCTCGGTTATTGTCCGAAAGGCATATGGTGCAGGCCTTTATGCAATGGCAGGTCCGGCATTTGAACCAGATTGCTGTATTGCATTACCAACAGCACAAATTGCCGTGATGGGCCCAGAGGCAGCAGTTAACGCTGTATACTCTAATAAAATTAATCAAATTACAGATGGCAGTGAAAGAATGGCATTTGTAAAGGAAAAACAACAAGAGTACAAAGAACATATCGATATATATAAACTCGCATCAGAGCTTATTGTAGATGAAATAGTGGCACCTTCAGAGCTGAGGAATGTCCTGATTCAGCGGTTCGCCTATTATGAAACAAAAGAGCTGAACTTTAGTGTACGAAAGCATCCTGTGTATCCTGTTTAA
- a CDS encoding acetyl-CoA carboxylase biotin carboxylase subunit translates to MRKILVANRGEIALRIIKTCQAMAIETVAVYSEADQDMPFVKAASKAVCIGEGPVNKSYLRIEKILEVAKSESVDAVHPGYGFLSENAAFAKMVQEAGIIFIGPSPETIQLMGDKIIARQTMEKAGVPVVPGTVTGLMSIEEACAFAASIGYPVMLKASGGGGGIGMVLCENEQALVKSYASTKTRAMSYFGSDAVFVEKYIPEARHVEVQVFGDRYGNIVHLFERDCSIQRRHQKVVEESPSPFVSDSVRQNMYETAVKAARAVNYMNAGTIEFIVDENENFYFLEMNTRLQVEHPVTESITGLDLVKWQIFVARGEPLPLQQEEISSSGHAIEFRLYAEDPVRFLPSPGKLTAFKWSQQEGVRIDSGYEEGGTVTPFYDPMIAKCIFSGQTRSESLSAANRFFQHMQIEGIKTNVPLFLALLADEAFNEGRYTTSFLTKKLVK, encoded by the coding sequence GTGCGGAAAATCTTAGTTGCAAATAGGGGAGAAATTGCACTGCGAATCATTAAAACCTGTCAGGCGATGGCAATTGAAACAGTCGCTGTCTACTCCGAAGCGGACCAAGATATGCCATTTGTAAAGGCGGCTTCTAAAGCAGTGTGCATTGGTGAAGGCCCGGTTAACAAGTCCTATTTACGAATTGAAAAAATATTAGAAGTTGCAAAAAGTGAAAGTGTAGATGCCGTCCATCCAGGTTATGGCTTTTTATCCGAAAATGCTGCATTTGCCAAAATGGTGCAAGAGGCTGGAATTATTTTTATTGGACCAAGTCCAGAGACCATTCAATTAATGGGAGATAAGATCATTGCTCGTCAAACGATGGAAAAAGCGGGTGTCCCTGTTGTGCCAGGCACTGTTACAGGACTTATGTCTATTGAAGAGGCATGCGCTTTTGCGGCTTCCATCGGCTATCCTGTTATGTTGAAGGCCAGTGGAGGCGGCGGTGGAATTGGCATGGTACTATGTGAAAATGAGCAAGCGCTCGTTAAGTCGTATGCTTCAACAAAGACCAGAGCAATGAGCTATTTTGGTTCGGATGCTGTTTTTGTTGAGAAATATATCCCTGAAGCACGGCATGTAGAAGTACAAGTTTTTGGCGATCGCTATGGAAACATAGTGCACTTGTTTGAAAGGGATTGTTCCATACAACGAAGACATCAAAAGGTCGTTGAGGAGTCTCCTTCTCCATTTGTTTCCGATTCCGTCCGGCAAAACATGTATGAAACGGCAGTGAAAGCTGCCAGGGCAGTAAATTATATGAATGCTGGCACAATTGAATTCATAGTGGATGAAAATGAAAATTTTTATTTTTTGGAAATGAATACAAGGCTGCAGGTCGAGCATCCGGTGACAGAATCCATTACTGGACTTGATTTAGTGAAATGGCAAATATTTGTGGCAAGAGGTGAACCTCTTCCACTCCAGCAGGAAGAGATCAGTTCCAGTGGGCATGCTATTGAATTTCGTTTATATGCAGAGGATCCAGTCCGTTTTCTTCCATCACCAGGAAAATTAACCGCGTTCAAATGGAGTCAGCAAGAGGGAGTTCGAATCGATTCAGGCTATGAAGAAGGTGGAACGGTGACCCCTTTTTATGACCCGATGATAGCAAAATGTATTTTCTCCGGTCAAACTCGGAGCGAATCATTGTCAGCAGCAAATAGATTTTTTCAACATATGCAAATAGAAGGAATAAAAACGAATGTACCGCTTTTCTTGGCATTGCTGGCAGATGAAGCCTTCAATGAGGGCAGGTACACGACCAGTTTTTTAACAAAAAAATTAGTGAAATAA
- the rsmH gene encoding 16S rRNA (cytosine(1402)-N(4))-methyltransferase RsmH: protein MFEHTTVLLDEAVAGLNIKPDGIYVDCTLGGAGHSSQILSKLGEGGKLFAFDQDSTAIKHAREKLSDYGDRFITIKSNFLFLQEELERLGVNHVDGVLYDLGVSSPQLDTPERGFSYHHDAPLDMRMDMEASTSAYDVINHWSYEDLVRIFFQYGEEKFSKQIARKIEAARIDQPIETTGQLVELIKEAIPAPARRKGGHPAKRIFQAIRIAVNDELGVFEKSLYQAIELLNPKGRISVITFHSLEDRICKAAFKKASETPELPPGLPIIPDEYKPVMKLITRKPILPTENEVEQNNRARSAKLRIAEKL from the coding sequence ATGTTTGAACATACAACTGTGTTATTAGATGAAGCTGTTGCCGGCTTAAATATAAAGCCGGATGGTATCTATGTTGATTGTACTTTGGGAGGAGCAGGACATAGTTCACAGATTCTTTCAAAGCTGGGAGAAGGCGGAAAACTCTTCGCTTTTGATCAGGATTCAACAGCGATCAAACATGCAAGAGAAAAACTTTCTGATTACGGTGATCGATTTATCACCATTAAAAGTAACTTTTTATTTTTACAAGAGGAGCTTGAAAGACTTGGAGTCAACCATGTCGACGGCGTTCTATACGACCTGGGAGTGTCCTCTCCGCAGCTCGATACACCGGAAAGAGGATTTAGCTATCATCATGATGCCCCATTGGACATGAGGATGGATATGGAGGCATCGACATCAGCTTATGATGTTATCAATCATTGGTCGTATGAAGACTTAGTCCGAATCTTTTTTCAGTATGGTGAAGAGAAGTTTTCTAAACAAATTGCCAGAAAAATTGAAGCGGCCAGGATAGATCAACCGATTGAGACAACAGGACAATTGGTAGAATTAATCAAAGAGGCAATTCCAGCACCTGCCCGTAGGAAAGGCGGACATCCTGCCAAACGTATTTTTCAAGCGATTAGAATTGCGGTAAATGATGAATTAGGTGTTTTTGAAAAATCACTATATCAAGCAATCGAATTATTAAATCCAAAGGGAAGAATTAGTGTCATCACCTTTCATTCCCTTGAGGACAGAATTTGTAAAGCAGCTTTCAAAAAAGCGAGTGAAACTCCTGAATTGCCGCCAGGTTTGCCGATCATTCCGGATGAATACAAACCGGTAATGAAACTCATCACCCGAAAACCAATTCTCCCAACTGAAAATGAAGTTGAGCAAAATAACCGAGCTCGGTCAGCAAAACTAAGAATTGCGGAGAAATTATAG
- a CDS encoding biotin/lipoyl-containing protein, translating to MKKITASMAGTVLNIFVTAGDQVSTGQEVLMLESMKMEIPIESGVEGVVLEVKVNIGDFVNEDDVLLILE from the coding sequence ATGAAAAAAATTACAGCTTCAATGGCAGGAACTGTCCTTAATATTTTCGTCACAGCAGGTGATCAAGTTTCAACAGGACAAGAGGTATTGATGCTAGAATCGATGAAAATGGAAATCCCCATTGAAAGTGGGGTTGAAGGAGTAGTATTGGAAGTTAAGGTGAACATAGGCGATTTTGTCAATGAAGATGATGTTTTACTTATTCTAGAATAG